Within Dysosmobacter sp. Marseille-Q4140, the genomic segment CTGCTGATCCTGGTGGGGGACGACGCCGCTATCCGGGCCATGGCGGCCAACGACCGCCAGCAGAAGCGGTACTCGGGGCTGCGGTGGCGGCTGGCCCACAGCGGGGAGTGAGGAGGCAGTCTGCCGCCAGCGTTTCCGGCAGGGGCGTTCGTGGGATGTCCCTTTTCCCGGCGGGCCGGGAGGGCGGCGCGGGGTCCCCGCGGGGGATGCGCCCCCCATTCTCTTTTGTCTTGCCAAAAGAGAATGCGCCGCGCCCGGTGGAAGAGAAAATCGCTGAGACGAAGAGGCGGCCCGTGCGGGCCGTCTCTTCGTGCAACGAGGGTCGTGCGAATCGGTCCGGCGCGTATCGACGGCCCCGTCGACCCTGCGCCTTACCCGGGCGGTTGTGGAGCTGCGTCCCCGCATAACGACTGCGGCGATTGTTCGGGGTGCAAAATCGGATTTGCCCCTGCTTCTCTTTCCGCGCCTTCCGCTTTACCCGCAAGGGGTACGCCGCATCCGTAAGGCAGCAGAGCTGCCAACGGCTGCGCAGCTGCTAGGCGCTGGCCCGGTGGCGGCAAGAGTTTTGACGAACAGGGGAATGCTCAGGGGGTGGACGCATGGGCCTCAGCAGGAGGATATAGAATCTACCCGTGCGGTAAGCGGGGACCAACATCAATCGCCGGTCCCAATTACCGTGCCCGTCGGGAAGCGCGCAGCTATTGGCGGCGTCTGCAAGTGCCAGGGCAGCGCGTAGCGAAGCGGAACGCGCGGGAGTGGGAATACGCCGATTCAGGTTTCCCCCCGCTTATCCACCGCAGTTGTTATGCGGGTACAGGGCTCTTCAAACTCCGGAGTCAGGCGCAGGGCCGACGGGGCCGTCGATACGCGCCGGACCGATTCGCACGACCCCCGCATTTACAAGAGGCCGGCCCTCTGGGCCGGCCTCTTGTCCTGGCGGTTTTCTTTTGACCGGCCGCGGCCGTTTTCTTTTGTCAAGACAAAAGAGAATGGGGGCGGATTCCTCCGGGAAACTCCCGGCCTACGCCAGACAGTGACGGCTCACTGCATATAATAGGACAAATAGTCCAAAATAGCGCAGTACAATGTGTCCTAAGAATACAATCACTTCGGTGATGTTTGATGAATTTGAGGATTCGTGATCTGCGTGAGGACCGTGATTTGAAGCAGAAGCAAATCGCGGAAGTTCTGCTTTGTGACCAGTCGCTGTACTCGAAGTATGAACGGGGAGAGCGGGAACTCCCGCTGCGCTACGCCATTGCGCTGGCAAACTATTACGGCGTCAGCTTGGATTATCTGGTAGGACTGACGGACGAAAAGCGCCCTTATTCCCGGCGGAGAAATAACCCAT encodes:
- a CDS encoding helix-turn-helix transcriptional regulator, giving the protein MNLRIRDLREDRDLKQKQIAEVLLCDQSLYSKYERGERELPLRYAIALANYYGVSLDYLVGLTDEKRPYSRRRNNP